One window of Deltaproteobacteria bacterium genomic DNA carries:
- a CDS encoding ketol-acid reductoisomerase (catalyzes the formation of (R)-2,3-dihydroxy-3-methylbutanoate from (S)-2-hydroxy-2-methyl-3-oxobutanoate in valine and isoleucine biosynthesis), with product MVTVYREQDAKAELLKGKTIAILGYGSQGHAHANNLKESGFKVIVGELPGGGNE from the coding sequence ATGGTCACCGTGTACCGGGAGCAGGACGCCAAGGCGGAGCTGCTCAAGGGGAAGACGATCGCCATCCTGGGGTACGGCAGCCAGGGGCACGCCCACGCCAACAACCTGAAGGAGAGCGGGTTCAAGGTCATCGTCGGCGAGCTGCCCGGCGGGGGGAACGAG